One window of Panthera tigris isolate Pti1 chromosome C2, P.tigris_Pti1_mat1.1, whole genome shotgun sequence genomic DNA carries:
- the ZBTB47 gene encoding zinc finger and BTB domain-containing protein 47 isoform X1 yields MLLVEKTTDSPAAEFSLVEDVALHFACLMGRLNEQRLFQPDLCDVDLVLVPQRSVFPAHKGVLAAYSQFFHSLFTQNKQLQRVELSLEALAPGGLQQILNFIYTSKLLVNAANVHEVLSAASLLQMADIAASCQELLDARSLGPPGPSAVALAQPATGCAPAAPPYYCDIKQEADAPGLPKIYAREGPDPYSVRVEDGAGAAGGTVPAAIGPAQPFFKEEKEGGVEEAGGPPGSLCKLEGGEGLEEELGGSGTYGRREQSQIIVEVNLNNQTLHVSTGPEGKPGTTPGPATMVLGREDGLQRHSEEEEEEEEEEEEEEEEGGGSGGEEEEEEEEEEGGSQGEEEDEEEGHSEQEEEEEEEEEGHSEQDQESSEEEEEEEEGEAGGRQGPAGRRGSRAEPPPHGRMATRSRENARRRGPPEPEETRPRGGKRPKPAPGASAPARGPQATDGLGAKVKLEEKQHHPCQKCPRVFNNRWYLEKHMNVTHSRMQICDQCGKRFLLESELLLHRQTDCERNIQCVTCGKAFKKLWSLHEHNKIVHGYAEKKFSCEICEKKFYTMAHVRKHMVAHTKDMPFTCETCGKSFKRSMSLKVHSLQHSGEKPFRCENCNERFQYKYQLRSHMSIHIGHKQFMCQWCGKDFNMKQYFDEHMKTHTGEKPYICEICGKSFTSRPNMKRHRRTHTGEKPYPCDVCGQRFRFSNMLKAHKEKCFRVSHPLASDGPPSAPGLSPTQPPTHALPLLPGLPQTLPPPPHLPPPPPLFPTTANSGGRMSANN; encoded by the exons GAGTTCTCGCTGGTGGAGGACGTGGCATTGCACTTCGCCTGCTTGATGGGCCGCCTGAATGAGCAGCGCCTCTTCCAGCCTGACCTCTGCGACGTGGACCTGGTGCTGGTGCCCCAGCGCAGCGTCTTCCCGGCACACAAGGGCGTGCTGGCTGCCTACAGCCAGTTCTTCCACTCCCTCTTCACCCAGAACAAGCAGCTGCAGCGCGTGGAGCTGTCCCTGGAGGCGCTGGCGCCCGGCGGCCTGCAGCAGATCCTCAACTTCATCTATACATCCAAGCTGCTGGTCAACGCGGCCAACGTCCACGAGGTGCTCAGCGCCGCCTCATTGCTGCAGATGGCTGACATCGCCGCGTCCTGCCAGGAGCTGCTGGATGCCCGCTCCCTAGGCCCCCCGGGCCCCAGCGCCGTGGCCCTGGCCCAGCCGGCCACTGGCTGCGCCCCGGCCGCACCACCCTACTACTGTGACATCAAGCAGGAGGCAGACGCCCCAGGTCTGCCCAAGATCTATGCCCGTGAGGGCCCTGACCCCTACTCTGTGCGTGTCGAGGACGGGGCAGGGGCCGCGGGTGGCACGGTGCCTGCTGCCATTGGGCCAGCCCAGCCCTTCttcaaggaggagaaggagggtggTGTCGAAGAGGCCGGTGGGCCCCCTGGCAGCCTGTGCAAgctggagggcggggaggggctggaggaagagCTAGGGGGTTCTGGCACCTACGGCCGCCGGGAGCAGTCCCAGATCATCGTGGAGGTGAACCTCAACAACCAGACTCTGCACGTGTCCACGGGGCCCGAGGGGAAGCCGGGCACCACCCCGGGCCCGGCCACCATGGTGCTGGGGCGGGAAGACGGGCTGCAGAGACActcggaggaggaggaggaggaggaggaggaggaggaagaggaggaagaggagggtggtggcagtggaggggaagaggaggaggaggaggaggaagaggagggtggcagtcagggagaggaggaagatgaggaggaagggCACAGTgagcaagaggaggaagaggaggaagaagaggaagggcaCAGTGAACAGGATCAAGAGAgctcggaggaggaggaggaggaggaagagggggaggcagggggcaggcaggggccgGCGGGGCGTCGGGGCAGCAGggcagagccccctccccacgGTCGCATGGCCACTCGGTCCCGAGAGAACGCCCGGCGCCGGGGCCCCCCTGAGCCTGAGGAGACCAGGCCACGGGGTGGGAAGAGGCCCAAGCCCGCGCCGGGAGCCTCTGCGCCGGCCCGAGGGCCACAGGCCACTGACGGGCTGGGGGCCAAGGTGAAGCTGGAAGAAAAGCAGCACCACCCATGCCAGAAGTGCCCTCGCGTCTTCAACAACCGCTGGTACCTGGAGAAGCACATGAACGTGACCCACAGCCGCATGCAGATCTGCGACCAGTGCGGCAAGCGCTTCCTGCTGGAGAGCGAGCTGCTGCTGCACCGGCAGACGGACTGCGAGCGCAACATCCAG TGTGTGACCTGTGGTAAAGCTTTTAAGAAGCTCTGGTCCCTCCACGAGCACAACAAGATCGTGCATGGCTATGCGGAGAAGAAGTTCTCCTGTGAGATCTGCGAGAAGAAGTTCTACACCATGGCCCACGTGCGCAAGCACATGGTTG CCCACACCAAGGACATGCCCTTCACCTGTGAGACCTGCGGGAAGTCCTTCAAACGAAGCATGTCTCTCAAAGTGCACTCACTGCAGCACTCTGGGGAGAAACCCTTCAGATGCGAG aACTGCAATGAGCGCTTCCAGTACAAGTACCAGCTGCGGTCACACATGAGCATCCACATCGGCCACAAGCAGTTCATGTGCCAGTGGTGTGGCAAGGACTTCAACATGAAGCAGTACTTCGACGAGCACATGAAGACCCATACAG GGGAGAAGCCATACATCTGCGAGATCTGCGGCAAGAGCTTCACCAGCCGACCCAACATGAAGCGGCACCGGCGCACGCACACCGGCGAGAAGCCTTACCCCTGCGATGTCTGCGGCCAGCGCTTCCGCTTCTCCAACATGCTCAAGGCCCACAAGGAGAAATGCTTCCGCGTCAGTCACCCCTTGGCCAGCGACGGCCCCCCTTCTGCCCCAGGCCTGTCCCCCACCCAGCCTCCGACTCACGCACTGCCCCTGCTCCCGGGGCTGCCCCAGACcctgccgcccccgccccacctgcCGCCCCCACCGCCACTCTTCCCCACCACTGCCAACTCCGGCGGGAGGATGAGCGCCAACAACTGA
- the ZBTB47 gene encoding zinc finger and BTB domain-containing protein 47 isoform X2 — protein sequence MGRLNEQRLFQPDLCDVDLVLVPQRSVFPAHKGVLAAYSQFFHSLFTQNKQLQRVELSLEALAPGGLQQILNFIYTSKLLVNAANVHEVLSAASLLQMADIAASCQELLDARSLGPPGPSAVALAQPATGCAPAAPPYYCDIKQEADAPGLPKIYAREGPDPYSVRVEDGAGAAGGTVPAAIGPAQPFFKEEKEGGVEEAGGPPGSLCKLEGGEGLEEELGGSGTYGRREQSQIIVEVNLNNQTLHVSTGPEGKPGTTPGPATMVLGREDGLQRHSEEEEEEEEEEEEEEEEGGGSGGEEEEEEEEEEGGSQGEEEDEEEGHSEQEEEEEEEEEGHSEQDQESSEEEEEEEEGEAGGRQGPAGRRGSRAEPPPHGRMATRSRENARRRGPPEPEETRPRGGKRPKPAPGASAPARGPQATDGLGAKVKLEEKQHHPCQKCPRVFNNRWYLEKHMNVTHSRMQICDQCGKRFLLESELLLHRQTDCERNIQCVTCGKAFKKLWSLHEHNKIVHGYAEKKFSCEICEKKFYTMAHVRKHMVAHTKDMPFTCETCGKSFKRSMSLKVHSLQHSGEKPFRCENCNERFQYKYQLRSHMSIHIGHKQFMCQWCGKDFNMKQYFDEHMKTHTGEKPYICEICGKSFTSRPNMKRHRRTHTGEKPYPCDVCGQRFRFSNMLKAHKEKCFRVSHPLASDGPPSAPGLSPTQPPTHALPLLPGLPQTLPPPPHLPPPPPLFPTTANSGGRMSANN from the exons ATGGGCCGCCTGAATGAGCAGCGCCTCTTCCAGCCTGACCTCTGCGACGTGGACCTGGTGCTGGTGCCCCAGCGCAGCGTCTTCCCGGCACACAAGGGCGTGCTGGCTGCCTACAGCCAGTTCTTCCACTCCCTCTTCACCCAGAACAAGCAGCTGCAGCGCGTGGAGCTGTCCCTGGAGGCGCTGGCGCCCGGCGGCCTGCAGCAGATCCTCAACTTCATCTATACATCCAAGCTGCTGGTCAACGCGGCCAACGTCCACGAGGTGCTCAGCGCCGCCTCATTGCTGCAGATGGCTGACATCGCCGCGTCCTGCCAGGAGCTGCTGGATGCCCGCTCCCTAGGCCCCCCGGGCCCCAGCGCCGTGGCCCTGGCCCAGCCGGCCACTGGCTGCGCCCCGGCCGCACCACCCTACTACTGTGACATCAAGCAGGAGGCAGACGCCCCAGGTCTGCCCAAGATCTATGCCCGTGAGGGCCCTGACCCCTACTCTGTGCGTGTCGAGGACGGGGCAGGGGCCGCGGGTGGCACGGTGCCTGCTGCCATTGGGCCAGCCCAGCCCTTCttcaaggaggagaaggagggtggTGTCGAAGAGGCCGGTGGGCCCCCTGGCAGCCTGTGCAAgctggagggcggggaggggctggaggaagagCTAGGGGGTTCTGGCACCTACGGCCGCCGGGAGCAGTCCCAGATCATCGTGGAGGTGAACCTCAACAACCAGACTCTGCACGTGTCCACGGGGCCCGAGGGGAAGCCGGGCACCACCCCGGGCCCGGCCACCATGGTGCTGGGGCGGGAAGACGGGCTGCAGAGACActcggaggaggaggaggaggaggaggaggaggaggaagaggaggaagaggagggtggtggcagtggaggggaagaggaggaggaggaggaggaagaggagggtggcagtcagggagaggaggaagatgaggaggaagggCACAGTgagcaagaggaggaagaggaggaagaagaggaagggcaCAGTGAACAGGATCAAGAGAgctcggaggaggaggaggaggaggaagagggggaggcagggggcaggcaggggccgGCGGGGCGTCGGGGCAGCAGggcagagccccctccccacgGTCGCATGGCCACTCGGTCCCGAGAGAACGCCCGGCGCCGGGGCCCCCCTGAGCCTGAGGAGACCAGGCCACGGGGTGGGAAGAGGCCCAAGCCCGCGCCGGGAGCCTCTGCGCCGGCCCGAGGGCCACAGGCCACTGACGGGCTGGGGGCCAAGGTGAAGCTGGAAGAAAAGCAGCACCACCCATGCCAGAAGTGCCCTCGCGTCTTCAACAACCGCTGGTACCTGGAGAAGCACATGAACGTGACCCACAGCCGCATGCAGATCTGCGACCAGTGCGGCAAGCGCTTCCTGCTGGAGAGCGAGCTGCTGCTGCACCGGCAGACGGACTGCGAGCGCAACATCCAG TGTGTGACCTGTGGTAAAGCTTTTAAGAAGCTCTGGTCCCTCCACGAGCACAACAAGATCGTGCATGGCTATGCGGAGAAGAAGTTCTCCTGTGAGATCTGCGAGAAGAAGTTCTACACCATGGCCCACGTGCGCAAGCACATGGTTG CCCACACCAAGGACATGCCCTTCACCTGTGAGACCTGCGGGAAGTCCTTCAAACGAAGCATGTCTCTCAAAGTGCACTCACTGCAGCACTCTGGGGAGAAACCCTTCAGATGCGAG aACTGCAATGAGCGCTTCCAGTACAAGTACCAGCTGCGGTCACACATGAGCATCCACATCGGCCACAAGCAGTTCATGTGCCAGTGGTGTGGCAAGGACTTCAACATGAAGCAGTACTTCGACGAGCACATGAAGACCCATACAG GGGAGAAGCCATACATCTGCGAGATCTGCGGCAAGAGCTTCACCAGCCGACCCAACATGAAGCGGCACCGGCGCACGCACACCGGCGAGAAGCCTTACCCCTGCGATGTCTGCGGCCAGCGCTTCCGCTTCTCCAACATGCTCAAGGCCCACAAGGAGAAATGCTTCCGCGTCAGTCACCCCTTGGCCAGCGACGGCCCCCCTTCTGCCCCAGGCCTGTCCCCCACCCAGCCTCCGACTCACGCACTGCCCCTGCTCCCGGGGCTGCCCCAGACcctgccgcccccgccccacctgcCGCCCCCACCGCCACTCTTCCCCACCACTGCCAACTCCGGCGGGAGGATGAGCGCCAACAACTGA